One segment of Streptomyces sp. NBC_01463 DNA contains the following:
- a CDS encoding FHA domain-containing protein, whose amino-acid sequence MPTCPNGHQSGSEDWCEVCGHRMAGAGAPAGAVPPPPPPPPAPGYGYPQGPGPDATQQAELCPQCRTPREPMAPFCEECRWNFLTNTATSYTPLAPQHGPGGGPAGPVPGLNLPPGFQAQQPGPPQQRDPFDYQSSRPSQMNRSAEPLSSGPGQPGPPGPGQQPPHPFQQQGQPQGQQGGPQGQQGGPQGPPPPPPFQQQGQQGGPQGFPQGQQHAQQQNSPQGSPPPPFQQQSAPPSFQQTAPPVFEQPGPPAPPQPQAPQAPQPAGDDWLLSPPSQAQGPQTPMQQQPYPGQNQGPGQGPGQGPGPGQNQNQAPQSMNWTAVIAPDREYFLAMMQRSGPEATGLNLPAYSPEQQLPLTGNQITIGRRRHSTGESPDIDLSVPPEDPGVSHQHAVLVQQPDSSWAVVDQNSTNGTTLNGAEDPIQPYVPVPLQDGDQVHVGAWTTITIRRD is encoded by the coding sequence ATGCCGACCTGCCCGAACGGACACCAGTCGGGTTCCGAGGACTGGTGCGAGGTCTGCGGCCACCGCATGGCCGGGGCGGGCGCGCCTGCGGGCGCCGTTCCCCCGCCGCCTCCCCCGCCGCCCGCGCCCGGCTACGGATACCCGCAGGGCCCCGGCCCCGACGCGACGCAGCAGGCCGAGCTCTGCCCCCAGTGCCGCACCCCGCGGGAGCCCATGGCGCCGTTCTGCGAGGAATGCCGCTGGAACTTCCTCACGAACACCGCGACGTCGTACACCCCGCTGGCTCCGCAGCACGGTCCGGGCGGCGGCCCCGCAGGTCCGGTCCCGGGTCTCAATCTGCCGCCGGGCTTCCAGGCCCAGCAGCCGGGCCCGCCGCAGCAGCGCGATCCGTTCGACTACCAGAGTTCACGGCCCTCGCAGATGAACCGGTCGGCCGAGCCGCTCTCATCGGGCCCGGGCCAGCCCGGCCCTCCGGGACCGGGTCAGCAGCCCCCGCACCCGTTCCAGCAGCAGGGACAGCCGCAGGGTCAGCAGGGCGGCCCGCAGGGTCAGCAGGGCGGCCCGCAGGGTCCGCCGCCTCCGCCGCCGTTCCAGCAGCAGGGACAGCAGGGCGGTCCGCAGGGCTTCCCGCAGGGGCAGCAGCACGCCCAGCAGCAGAATTCGCCGCAGGGCTCGCCCCCGCCGCCGTTCCAGCAGCAGAGCGCACCGCCCTCGTTCCAGCAGACGGCTCCCCCGGTCTTCGAGCAGCCCGGACCGCCGGCCCCGCCGCAGCCCCAGGCCCCGCAGGCGCCGCAGCCCGCCGGTGACGACTGGCTGCTGTCGCCGCCCTCGCAGGCCCAGGGCCCGCAGACGCCGATGCAGCAGCAGCCGTACCCGGGCCAGAACCAGGGACCGGGCCAGGGACCGGGGCAGGGTCCGGGTCCCGGCCAGAACCAGAACCAGGCTCCGCAGTCCATGAACTGGACCGCGGTCATCGCCCCGGACCGTGAGTACTTCCTGGCGATGATGCAGCGCAGCGGCCCCGAGGCCACCGGGCTCAACCTCCCGGCGTACTCCCCCGAGCAGCAGCTGCCGCTCACCGGCAACCAGATCACCATCGGCCGCCGCCGGCACAGCACGGGCGAGTCCCCCGACATCGACCTGTCGGTGCCGCCGGAGGACCCGGGCGTCTCGCACCAGCACGCGGTGCTGGTGCAGCAGCCCGACAGCAGCTGGGCCGTTGTCGACCAGAACTCCACCAACGGCACCACGCTCAACGGCGCCGAGGACCCGATCCAGCCCTACGTCCCCGTACCGCTCCAGGACGGCGACCAGGTGCACGTCGGGGCGTGGACGACGATCACGATCCGCCGGGACTGA
- a CDS encoding MarR family transcriptional regulator, protein MGVVTALVRSSFLVNAVYADSGREHGITAQQGQLLCVLMVQPYGMSDLGAMLGLAKSSLTGLVDRSVQRGLVRREPDPEDGRAVRVALTPAGDALADAFYAATCRRVEALSADLGEADREQLAKLLGRLVLNNEVPVVFMESDETAAPSL, encoded by the coding sequence ATGGGAGTCGTCACCGCATTGGTGCGTTCCTCGTTCCTGGTGAATGCCGTGTATGCCGATTCCGGCCGCGAGCACGGCATCACCGCACAGCAGGGCCAGCTGCTGTGCGTGCTGATGGTGCAGCCGTACGGCATGAGCGACCTGGGCGCGATGCTGGGGCTGGCGAAGTCCAGCCTCACCGGTCTGGTGGACCGCAGTGTCCAGCGCGGCCTGGTGCGCCGCGAGCCCGACCCCGAGGACGGCCGCGCGGTCCGCGTCGCCCTGACCCCGGCGGGCGACGCCCTGGCCGACGCGTTCTACGCCGCGACCTGCCGGCGGGTGGAGGCACTGTCGGCGGACCTCGGCGAGGCGGACCGCGAGCAGCTCGCGAAACTGCTCGGCCGGCTGGTGCTGAACAACGAGGTGCCGGTGGTCTTCATGGAGTCGGACGAGACCGCCGCGCCCTCGCTCTGA
- a CDS encoding FAD-dependent oxidoreductase, with protein sequence MKSGNGNAENGNGQGGNVNRTVVVIGGGYGGAAVAKALDEEADVVLVDPKDAFVHAAGSLRALVRPDWAHQIFFPYDTLLRRGTVRRERAVSVDPGGVTLASGERIAAAYLVLATGSDYPFPAKMDTDLSGEALERIREAHAELAAAERVLIAGAGPVGLELSGEIKAVWPDKHVIVTDPAEQLVPGFLPEFREELHRQLDALGVELRLGTALTEQPPSEPGRTKSFTVTTTGGDELSADIWFRCYGVRTNGDYLADGRVAVRTPQGRVPVTETLNVEGHDHIYALGDITDVAEAKMAGYAMKHAEVVAANVLAQVRGERPTATYLPSPVPSALLPLGPGGGVGQVPTPDGPVILPAAAVSEYKGKDLFTGRFAELFGVVRG encoded by the coding sequence ATGAAGAGTGGAAACGGGAATGCGGAGAACGGAAACGGGCAGGGCGGGAACGTGAACCGCACGGTGGTCGTCATCGGCGGCGGATACGGCGGCGCCGCGGTCGCGAAGGCGCTCGACGAGGAGGCCGATGTCGTGCTCGTCGACCCCAAGGACGCGTTCGTGCACGCGGCGGGCTCGCTCCGGGCGCTGGTCCGGCCCGACTGGGCGCACCAGATCTTCTTCCCCTACGACACGCTGCTGCGACGGGGCACGGTACGCCGCGAACGGGCCGTGTCGGTGGACCCGGGCGGCGTCACCCTGGCCTCGGGGGAGCGGATAGCGGCCGCCTATCTGGTGCTCGCCACGGGCTCGGACTATCCGTTCCCGGCCAAGATGGACACCGATCTCTCCGGCGAGGCCCTGGAGCGCATCCGCGAGGCGCACGCCGAACTCGCCGCCGCAGAAAGGGTGCTGATCGCCGGGGCCGGCCCGGTCGGTCTTGAACTGTCCGGCGAGATCAAGGCGGTCTGGCCGGACAAGCACGTCATCGTCACCGACCCCGCCGAACAGCTGGTGCCCGGCTTCCTGCCGGAGTTCCGAGAGGAACTGCACCGCCAGCTGGACGCGCTCGGGGTGGAGCTGCGGCTCGGCACCGCCCTGACGGAGCAGCCGCCGTCCGAACCGGGCCGGACCAAGTCCTTCACCGTGACCACCACCGGCGGCGACGAACTCTCCGCCGACATCTGGTTCCGCTGCTACGGCGTGCGCACCAACGGCGACTACCTCGCCGACGGCCGGGTCGCCGTCCGCACCCCGCAGGGCCGGGTCCCGGTCACCGAGACCCTCAACGTCGAGGGCCACGACCACATCTACGCCCTCGGGGACATCACCGACGTCGCCGAGGCCAAGATGGCCGGCTACGCCATGAAGCACGCCGAGGTGGTCGCGGCGAACGTCCTCGCCCAGGTCCGCGGCGAGCGGCCCACGGCCACCTACCTGCCCTCGCCCGTGCCCTCGGCCCTGCTGCCGCTCGGCCCCGGCGGCGGGGTCGGCCAGGTGCCCACCCCGGACGGGCCCGTCATCCTGCCCGCGGCGGCGGTCAGCGAGTACAAGGGGAAGGACCTGTTCACGGGCCGGTTCGCGGAGCTGTTCGGAGTGGTGCGCGGATAG
- a CDS encoding VWA domain-containing protein, with protein sequence MANFSKSNVPQFSVEVYQNEYLPEGGREVNGIITVTSTGGGTTGGVPLTSAAPSDLPGRAANAAVVIMVDCSGSMDYPPTKMRNARDATAAAIDTLRDGTAFAVVGGTHVAKEVYPGNGRLATADAQTRAQAKEALRRLGAGGGTAIGTWLRLADRLLGAADVDIRHGILLTDGRNEHEAPEDLRAALDACAGRFTCDARGVGTDWEVKEVTAIASALLGTADIVADPAGLAADFTQMMENAMGKEVADVALRLWTPVGVEIKFVKQVAPTVAELTDRRTEAGPRAGDYPTGSWGDESRDYHVCVQVPEAGIGQEMLAARVSLILPDPSGGTPQTLSQGLVRAVWTDDMVASTSINPQVAHYTGQAELAQVIQQGLDARKSGDFDGATAKLGRAVQLASASGNEDTAKLLSKVVDVVDAATGTVRLKAKVAEADEMTLETRSTKTVRVKK encoded by the coding sequence ATGGCCAACTTCTCCAAGTCGAACGTGCCGCAGTTCTCCGTCGAGGTGTATCAGAACGAATATCTGCCGGAGGGCGGCCGTGAGGTCAACGGCATCATCACGGTCACGTCGACCGGGGGCGGCACCACCGGCGGGGTTCCGCTGACGAGCGCGGCACCCTCGGACCTGCCGGGGCGGGCGGCGAACGCCGCGGTGGTGATCATGGTGGACTGCTCGGGTTCGATGGACTACCCGCCGACGAAGATGCGCAACGCCCGCGACGCGACGGCGGCGGCCATCGACACCCTGCGCGACGGCACCGCCTTCGCCGTGGTCGGCGGCACGCACGTGGCCAAGGAGGTCTACCCGGGCAACGGGCGGCTCGCCACGGCCGACGCGCAGACCAGGGCGCAGGCGAAGGAGGCCCTGCGCCGGCTCGGCGCGGGCGGCGGTACGGCGATCGGCACGTGGCTGCGACTGGCCGACCGGCTGCTCGGCGCCGCCGACGTGGACATCAGGCACGGCATCCTGCTGACGGACGGGCGCAACGAGCACGAGGCCCCGGAGGATCTGCGGGCCGCGCTCGACGCGTGCGCCGGCCGGTTCACGTGTGACGCCCGCGGTGTCGGCACCGACTGGGAAGTGAAAGAGGTCACAGCGATCGCCTCCGCGCTGCTCGGCACGGCCGACATCGTCGCGGACCCGGCCGGGCTGGCCGCGGACTTCACGCAGATGATGGAGAACGCGATGGGCAAGGAGGTCGCGGACGTCGCACTGCGGCTCTGGACCCCGGTCGGCGTGGAGATCAAGTTCGTGAAGCAGGTCGCGCCGACGGTCGCCGAACTGACCGACCGCCGCACCGAGGCGGGCCCGCGCGCGGGCGACTACCCCACCGGTTCCTGGGGCGACGAGTCCCGCGACTACCACGTGTGCGTCCAGGTGCCGGAGGCCGGCATCGGGCAGGAGATGCTCGCGGCCCGGGTCTCGCTCATCCTTCCCGACCCGTCGGGCGGGACGCCGCAGACCCTTTCGCAGGGCCTGGTGCGGGCGGTGTGGACGGACGACATGGTGGCGTCGACCTCGATCAATCCGCAGGTCGCGCACTACACGGGTCAGGCGGAACTGGCACAAGTCATCCAGCAGGGTCTCGATGCACGCAAGTCGGGAGACTTCGACGGCGCGACGGCCAAACTCGGCCGTGCGGTGCAGTTGGCATCGGCGTCCGGGAACGAGGACACTGCGAAACTGCTTTCGAAGGTGGTAGACGTCGTCGACGCGGCGACCGGTACTGTGCGACTGAAGGCGAAGGTCGCGGAAGCGGACGAGATGACACTCGAAACGCGCTCCACCAAGACTGTTCGCGTCAAGAAATAA
- a CDS encoding protein phosphatase 2C domain-containing protein, which produces MNMSQKPQETALSRCPGCEEPLEPGDLFCGACGYDLSAVPEPPQDHPTIAIASPAGETVPPGSVAGAASSAPPPPPPGAAAPEVRFDGPDASGDFELAAPAAGATPDPRTSPDPAPAPPAGGKVCVACRAGHVDDDGYCENCGHAQPRERDHMEEELGSVAAVSDRGLRHHRNEDSFAVSTTALPDGSPAVVAIVCDGVSSASRPDEASAAASCAANEALLESLPRGTHPQQAMHEAIVAAAESVNRLAQDPGQAQELDPHRHQNAPACTLVGAIMASGLLVVGWVGDSRVYWVPEDRSHPPARLTEDDSWAAQMVAAGLMNEAEAYADERAHAITGWLGADAYELEPHTASFKPDRPGLVVVCTDGLWNYAESAAEMAAAVPADAYERPLHGAQVLVGHALDGGGHDNVTVALVPFAVPPQGAGSA; this is translated from the coding sequence GTGAACATGTCGCAGAAGCCACAGGAGACTGCCTTGTCGAGGTGTCCCGGCTGCGAGGAGCCGCTGGAGCCGGGGGACCTGTTCTGCGGCGCGTGCGGGTACGACCTGTCGGCCGTGCCCGAGCCGCCGCAGGACCACCCGACGATCGCCATCGCCTCCCCGGCCGGGGAGACCGTGCCGCCGGGCTCCGTCGCCGGGGCCGCGTCCTCGGCACCGCCGCCTCCGCCGCCGGGCGCGGCCGCGCCGGAGGTCCGCTTCGACGGGCCGGACGCGTCCGGTGACTTCGAGCTGGCCGCTCCCGCCGCCGGGGCGACGCCCGATCCCCGTACCTCGCCCGACCCCGCTCCGGCCCCGCCGGCCGGCGGCAAGGTGTGTGTGGCGTGCCGGGCCGGTCATGTCGACGACGACGGCTACTGCGAGAACTGCGGCCACGCCCAGCCCCGCGAGCGCGACCACATGGAGGAGGAGCTCGGTTCGGTCGCCGCGGTCAGCGACCGCGGGCTGCGGCACCACCGCAACGAGGACTCCTTCGCCGTGTCGACCACCGCGCTGCCGGACGGCTCCCCGGCCGTCGTCGCGATCGTCTGCGACGGGGTGTCGTCGGCCAGCCGTCCCGACGAGGCCTCGGCCGCCGCCTCGTGCGCGGCCAACGAGGCGCTGCTGGAGTCGCTGCCGCGCGGCACGCATCCGCAGCAGGCGATGCATGAGGCGATCGTCGCCGCCGCGGAGTCGGTCAACCGGCTGGCACAGGACCCCGGCCAGGCCCAGGAGCTCGATCCGCACCGCCATCAGAACGCCCCGGCCTGCACCCTGGTCGGCGCGATCATGGCGAGCGGGCTGCTGGTCGTCGGCTGGGTCGGTGACAGCCGCGTGTACTGGGTGCCCGAGGACCGGTCCCATCCGCCGGCCCGGCTCACCGAGGACGACTCCTGGGCCGCGCAGATGGTCGCGGCCGGCCTGATGAACGAGGCGGAGGCGTACGCGGACGAGCGCGCCCACGCCATCACCGGCTGGCTCGGCGCGGATGCCTACGAACTGGAGCCGCACACCGCGTCGTTCAAACCGGACCGGCCGGGCCTCGTGGTGGTCTGCACGGACGGCTTGTGGAACTACGCGGAGTCCGCCGCCGAAATGGCCGCCGCGGTCCCCGCCGACGCATACGAACGGCCGCTGCACGGCGCCCAGGTGCTGGTCGGGCACGCGCTGGACGGCGGGGGCCACGACAACGTAACAGTGGCCCTGGTGCCGTTCGCCGTACCACCGCAAGGGGCAGGATCCGCCTGA